One stretch of Desulfomonile tiedjei DNA includes these proteins:
- a CDS encoding sigma-54-dependent Fis family transcriptional regulator, with product MGSMNRVLVIDDDASIRESLEMYLQDKGLAVRTADTGNGGFKACLDYNPQVVILDIRLPDISGLEILRRIVEIRPDAKVIMITAFHDMESSIEAMRYGAYDYIQKPLSVRELDRSITRSLHISKASRLSPHLVGDDQDRLLRKRIVGNTRAMRSIFKFIGLLSCNRAAVLIEGETGTGKELLARVLHESSLWKDKPFVTIDCTTLVETLFESELFGHKKGAFTGAVESKKGRIELASTGTIFFDEVGEIPLPLQAKFLRFLEYGDFTRVGGNQTRQIEARIIAATNRNLKDLVQQGRFRQDLFFRLKVITIQVPPLRERMDDLPELVRFFMAKINQDLRTKVAKVEKQAIDILKAHSWPGNVRELKNVLTKAVLESRGTVLLADAVEMALEGSSVEVLDNSGLRTLEQVQSDYVRMAFARCGGNVTVTAKALGISRPTLRRWLNQCGINSDVDRLRV from the coding sequence ATGGGGAGCATGAACAGAGTGCTTGTCATAGATGATGACGCCTCTATTCGCGAATCACTGGAAATGTACCTGCAAGACAAAGGTCTGGCGGTCCGGACGGCTGACACGGGGAATGGCGGCTTCAAGGCTTGCTTAGACTATAATCCTCAAGTTGTCATTTTGGATATTCGCTTACCGGATATTTCCGGTCTTGAGATACTTCGACGCATCGTCGAAATCCGCCCCGATGCGAAAGTAATAATGATAACGGCTTTCCATGATATGGAAAGCTCAATAGAAGCAATGCGATACGGCGCTTATGATTACATTCAGAAACCGCTGAGCGTTCGTGAGTTGGATCGTTCGATAACGAGGAGTCTGCACATTTCCAAGGCCTCCCGCTTGTCTCCGCATCTCGTAGGTGACGACCAGGACCGACTGTTGCGCAAACGTATTGTCGGTAACACGAGAGCGATGCGTTCCATATTCAAATTTATCGGGCTGCTCTCCTGCAACCGCGCCGCAGTGCTGATCGAGGGAGAAACAGGGACCGGCAAGGAACTCCTGGCCAGAGTGCTTCATGAATCTTCGTTGTGGAAGGACAAGCCTTTTGTGACCATCGACTGCACCACCCTGGTGGAGACTTTGTTTGAATCGGAACTCTTCGGACACAAGAAAGGGGCCTTTACGGGGGCTGTCGAATCCAAGAAGGGGAGGATAGAGCTAGCGAGTACAGGAACTATCTTCTTCGACGAAGTGGGCGAGATCCCACTGCCTTTGCAGGCCAAGTTCCTGCGTTTTCTCGAATACGGCGATTTCACCAGAGTAGGAGGAAATCAAACCCGTCAAATCGAAGCACGCATCATTGCCGCAACCAACAGGAATTTGAAAGACCTGGTGCAGCAGGGACGGTTTCGCCAGGACCTTTTTTTCAGGCTGAAAGTTATCACTATCCAGGTGCCGCCACTCCGCGAGAGAATGGATGATCTGCCGGAACTGGTTCGATTTTTCATGGCAAAAATTAACCAGGACTTGCGAACCAAGGTTGCCAAGGTGGAAAAACAGGCCATAGACATTCTCAAAGCTCACTCGTGGCCGGGCAATGTGAGAGAACTCAAGAATGTGCTGACCAAAGCGGTGCTGGAATCCAGAGGAACAGTCCTGCTGGCGGATGCTGTTGAGATGGCCCTTGAAGGATCGTCAGTGGAAGTACTTGATAATTCCGGACTGCGCACCTTGGAACAGGTGCAAAGTGATTATGTTCGCATGGCTTTTGCCAGATGCGGTGGAAATGTCACCGTCACGGCGAAGGCATTGGGGATTTCGAGGCCGACGCTGCGAAGATGGCTCAACCAATGCGGGATCAATTCCGATGTCGACCGACTTCGTGTCTAA
- a CDS encoding response regulator yields MGKSVLAGKRMLAVDDEPDILDILREELDKHGVALDTATTYEEGLQRMHSYTYDLALLDIMGVRGFDLLAFATSKELPVVMLTAHALNPESLKRSIELGARAYVPKDEIDNITPFLEDVLTLSYRSAWKSLFSKLGHFFGARFGPEWRKSEEEFWDKFEKDLEVSESTIIES; encoded by the coding sequence ATGGGGAAAAGCGTCTTGGCAGGCAAGCGAATGCTGGCCGTGGATGACGAGCCTGACATTCTGGATATCCTCCGCGAGGAACTCGATAAGCACGGCGTCGCGCTCGACACAGCCACCACCTATGAAGAAGGCCTGCAGCGAATGCACTCTTACACCTACGATCTTGCCCTCCTGGACATCATGGGGGTGCGAGGCTTCGATCTGCTGGCATTCGCGACCTCGAAAGAACTGCCCGTGGTGATGCTTACAGCTCATGCATTGAACCCCGAGTCCCTCAAACGGTCTATTGAACTGGGCGCCAGAGCCTACGTGCCCAAAGATGAGATAGACAACATAACGCCTTTTCTCGAAGACGTTCTGACCCTTAGCTATCGTTCCGCGTGGAAATCTCTGTTTTCCAAGCTAGGACACTTCTTCGGAGCAAGATTCGGCCCTGAGTGGAGAAAGTCCGAGGAAGAATTCTGGGATAAGTTCGAAAAAGACCTGGAAGTTAGCGAATCAACCATTATTGAATCATAA
- a CDS encoding PAS domain S-box protein, producing MPNPKPILRAGSENEEQTHPRIASCAPAPKSLLRWLQKERVQIIEEWVDTLHKLSPSYARRPREELLGTVTDALEADLEFLSFNRLTRMERFIDLITAKRLSAGFPLSDVQRAFELFRSIVTRRLLAEGRLKLLAQSIEGINACLSHTIHRFSDHFQHMHERAIRQHAEDLEQEIGVRTAELAASERRYKTLVEEINDGYFVIQNDRIVFANKAFCRMHGTTQGRVVGQPFLRFVAPEWRERISTEYLDPRAGKAATSTIEYIRLGCDPERGATEIKAKTVDMGQGLATIGVCRDISERVDMERKVRENERLAYVGHLAASLSHEIRNPLSSINMNLQILSGTLHLDGFDQRRLDITVREVSRLENILRQLLDLSRPVSIELGVVDVHELVQGCVDLVEPKISEKRLKIVQRYARLLPPCTLDAKKLQQALLNLMLNAIEVTGEGSGILVFAKRIRVGGNKYLEIGVRDSGPGIDPSAIPRLFDPFYTTKAQGSGLGLSNVKRIVEAHQGSVEVRNHNGSGATFVMRLPWGA from the coding sequence ATGCCTAACCCAAAGCCTATTCTGAGAGCAGGGTCAGAAAACGAAGAACAGACACATCCGCGTATCGCGAGTTGTGCTCCAGCACCCAAGTCTCTCCTCCGATGGCTCCAGAAGGAGAGAGTCCAGATAATCGAAGAGTGGGTCGACACACTTCATAAACTGTCTCCCTCGTACGCGAGACGCCCGCGGGAAGAGCTTCTCGGCACCGTGACCGACGCCCTGGAGGCGGATTTAGAGTTCCTTTCTTTCAACCGGCTCACCCGCATGGAACGCTTCATCGACTTAATCACGGCAAAACGTTTATCAGCCGGGTTTCCATTGTCCGATGTTCAGAGGGCATTTGAGTTGTTCAGGTCAATTGTAACGAGAAGGCTCTTGGCTGAAGGACGGCTCAAGTTGTTGGCGCAGTCGATAGAAGGTATCAATGCCTGTCTCTCTCACACGATCCATCGTTTTTCCGATCACTTTCAGCACATGCACGAGCGTGCAATCAGACAACACGCGGAGGATCTCGAACAGGAAATAGGCGTTCGCACAGCCGAACTTGCCGCGAGTGAGCGGAGATATAAGACGCTGGTGGAAGAGATCAACGATGGGTATTTCGTCATACAGAACGATCGCATAGTGTTTGCGAATAAGGCCTTTTGTCGCATGCACGGCACCACTCAAGGCAGAGTGGTGGGTCAGCCGTTTTTGCGATTTGTAGCTCCTGAATGGCGCGAACGGATAAGCACCGAGTATCTGGACCCGCGAGCCGGCAAAGCCGCGACAAGTACTATCGAATACATTCGTCTGGGTTGTGATCCTGAAAGAGGGGCTACTGAGATTAAGGCGAAGACCGTGGACATGGGTCAAGGACTGGCAACCATTGGGGTGTGCAGGGACATCAGCGAACGGGTAGATATGGAACGGAAGGTCCGTGAAAATGAGCGATTGGCCTATGTCGGCCACCTGGCCGCGTCACTGTCCCATGAGATAAGAAATCCGCTCTCTTCCATCAACATGAATCTACAGATTTTGAGCGGCACCTTACATCTGGACGGTTTTGATCAGCGACGTCTGGACATCACTGTTCGAGAGGTGTCCCGGCTGGAAAACATCCTTCGACAATTGCTCGATCTATCTCGGCCTGTGAGCATAGAATTGGGTGTCGTTGATGTGCACGAACTCGTGCAGGGTTGCGTGGACCTTGTGGAGCCTAAGATTTCGGAAAAACGCTTGAAAATAGTTCAGCGCTATGCGCGGCTTCTTCCCCCATGCACATTGGATGCAAAGAAGCTGCAGCAGGCTTTGCTGAATTTGATGCTCAATGCAATTGAAGTCACCGGCGAGGGCAGTGGCATACTCGTTTTCGCAAAACGTATTCGTGTTGGCGGAAATAAATATCTGGAAATCGGTGTCAGAGACAGCGGCCCCGGAATTGACCCTTCCGCGATCCCGCGTTTATTTGATCCATTTTACACTACAAAGGCTCAGGGAAGCGGCCTTGGACTTAGCAATGTGAAGAGAATCGTGGAAGCTCATCAAGGTAGTGTTGAGGTTCGCAACCACAACGGATCTGGAGCCACTTTTGTCATGAGGTTGCCATGGGGAGCATGA